A part of SAR86 cluster bacterium genomic DNA contains:
- a CDS encoding CaiB/BaiF CoA-transferase family protein, translated as MSGPLEGYRVLELTSTVSGPYAGMVLADQGADVIKVEPPGIGDLGRFMGSIRNGMAGMFSVLNKNKRFLALDLKQEVDLNIFFKLVSTSDVLIENYRPGVVKKIGIDYETLKKYNPEIIYLSLTGYGQSGPYSKKRVYDPLIQATAGSAAAQNSKNPEFFRSVVFDKVSGLTSAQAITAAIVQKEKTGKGQYIPISMLDSALYYLWPDVWWSRVWLEEGSVHAGELADYFPIFNAKDKSVIVALVADPHFEAFCKVIDSKLYEDPKFSSFAQRLINQKELVKKINFHLENIESKVLCKELDELGIPVSTVNQLDDVHLDEQVIDQKSLVEPTHPIAGKMRMPRPPANFGVNKDFPQRHALELGHHCREILSEINIEDDHIIRLEERERASKKGMEDFQLAQINKDE; from the coding sequence ATGTCTGGACCCCTTGAAGGATATAGAGTTCTGGAATTAACTTCCACTGTTTCTGGACCTTATGCAGGTATGGTGCTTGCAGACCAAGGTGCAGATGTCATAAAAGTAGAACCTCCAGGGATAGGTGACTTAGGAAGGTTTATGGGAAGTATTCGTAATGGTATGGCAGGAATGTTCTCTGTATTAAATAAGAATAAACGTTTTCTTGCTCTAGATCTAAAACAGGAAGTTGATTTAAATATCTTTTTTAAATTAGTTTCTACGTCAGATGTTCTGATTGAAAATTATAGACCTGGGGTAGTAAAAAAAATTGGTATAGATTATGAAACTCTAAAAAAATACAATCCTGAAATAATTTATTTATCTCTGACTGGTTATGGTCAATCTGGGCCATACAGTAAAAAACGAGTTTATGATCCATTGATACAAGCCACTGCCGGATCAGCTGCTGCTCAGAATAGTAAGAATCCAGAATTCTTTAGATCGGTAGTATTTGATAAAGTTTCGGGTTTAACTTCTGCCCAAGCAATAACTGCTGCCATTGTCCAAAAAGAGAAAACTGGAAAAGGCCAATATATTCCTATTTCAATGTTAGATAGCGCTCTATACTATTTGTGGCCAGATGTTTGGTGGTCAAGAGTCTGGCTAGAAGAAGGGTCTGTACATGCAGGAGAGCTTGCTGATTATTTTCCAATTTTTAATGCAAAAGATAAGTCAGTTATTGTAGCTTTAGTAGCTGATCCCCATTTTGAAGCATTTTGTAAGGTAATTGACTCTAAATTATATGAAGATCCTAAATTCTCTTCTTTTGCACAAAGATTAATAAATCAGAAAGAATTAGTAAAGAAAATAAATTTCCATCTAGAGAATATTGAATCAAAAGTCTTATGCAAAGAATTGGATGAATTAGGCATTCCTGTATCTACGGTAAATCAACTTGATGACGTGCATTTAGATGAACAAGTTATTGATCAAAAATCTCTTGTAGAGCCAACACACCCAATAGCAGGAAAAATGAGAATGCCAAGACCTCCAGCTAACTTTGGTGTTAATAAAGATTTTCCTCAAAGACATGCTCTTGAATTGGGGCATCATTGCAGAGAGATTCTTTCCGAAATTAATATAGAAGATGATCATATAATCAGACTGGAAGAGCGTGAAAGAGCTTCTAAAAAAGGCATGGAAGATTTTCAACTAGCGCAAATAAATAAAGATGAATAA
- a CDS encoding MFS transporter: MESKELSFSTKFFYGFGSIAYGIKDNGYSFFVLFVYSVVLGLPGWMTGLALNIVLLFDAISDPLVGYFSDRTRSKWGRRHPYMYAAALPVAITYFFLWNPPSDLTDWQLFSYLLCLSIVIRTCITFFEIPSTSLGPELTSNYVERAELLSYRYFFGWIGGLTMYNLVWVWFAPRHKSAEFLDGRFNPETWMEYGLVSSLLILLGILVTAIGTHKHVPKLLIPPEKEKLSSQQSSKTKLLVFFKELKETLFSNKSYMFLFVASLIAAIASGLEASLAIYFDSFFWQFTLEEMFIRGVSIYLSPVIAIILVPILVNRYGKKNTVMGVWFIQIFYAASPFVLRLLGWFPENDSHVLLPLLCFHAVTNIAMTIIVASTIGSMVMDLVEKIQLTTGRREEGLLISARSFAQKAVSGFGLTLAGIILSIISFPTAMNSGEVPQRTLDLLAMTYIPISVFAFLLALSFVSGYNLTREEHEENISRPETKTWTKKY, encoded by the coding sequence TTGGAAAGTAAAGAGTTATCGTTTTCAACTAAGTTCTTTTATGGTTTCGGATCCATTGCTTATGGAATAAAAGATAATGGATATAGTTTTTTTGTCTTATTTGTATATAGTGTTGTATTAGGTTTGCCTGGCTGGATGACTGGCCTGGCACTTAATATAGTCCTTTTATTTGATGCAATTTCTGATCCATTAGTAGGATATTTTTCTGACAGGACAAGGTCAAAATGGGGAAGAAGGCATCCATATATGTATGCTGCAGCACTTCCTGTAGCTATCACATACTTTTTTTTATGGAATCCTCCGTCAGATCTAACTGACTGGCAACTTTTTTCATATCTCTTATGCCTTTCTATAGTTATAAGGACATGTATTACTTTTTTTGAGATTCCTAGCACGTCACTAGGGCCGGAGTTAACTTCTAATTATGTAGAGCGAGCTGAACTTCTATCTTATAGATATTTTTTTGGATGGATCGGAGGCCTCACAATGTATAACTTAGTTTGGGTTTGGTTTGCACCAAGACACAAGAGTGCAGAGTTCTTGGATGGTAGATTTAATCCAGAAACTTGGATGGAATATGGGCTGGTTTCTTCTTTATTGATTCTGTTAGGTATTTTAGTAACTGCTATAGGAACGCATAAACATGTCCCTAAATTATTAATACCTCCAGAAAAAGAAAAACTTTCTTCCCAACAAAGTTCAAAAACAAAACTTTTAGTTTTCTTTAAAGAATTGAAAGAGACCCTTTTTTCAAATAAATCATATATGTTTCTTTTTGTCGCTAGTCTTATAGCTGCAATTGCATCCGGTCTTGAAGCTTCATTGGCTATATATTTTGATAGTTTCTTCTGGCAATTTACATTAGAAGAAATGTTTATAAGGGGAGTTAGTATCTACTTATCTCCTGTTATAGCTATAATTTTAGTTCCTATCTTAGTGAATAGATATGGAAAGAAAAACACTGTGATGGGTGTTTGGTTCATTCAGATATTCTATGCTGCATCACCTTTCGTACTAAGACTTTTAGGGTGGTTTCCAGAAAATGATAGCCATGTATTATTACCACTTCTATGTTTTCATGCTGTAACTAATATTGCTATGACGATTATAGTAGCTTCTACTATAGGTTCCATGGTCATGGACTTAGTTGAAAAAATACAATTAACAACTGGTAGGAGAGAAGAGGGTTTATTAATTTCAGCTAGGTCATTTGCTCAAAAAGCTGTAAGTGGGTTTGGTCTAACTTTAGCAGGAATAATTCTCTCAATAATAAGTTTTCCGACTGCAATGAACTCTGGTGAAGTTCCTCAAAGGACTCTAGATCTTTTGGCTATGACTTATATTCCAATCTCGGTTTTTGCATTTCTTTTAGCTCTTAGTTTTGTTTCTGGATATAATCTAACGAGAGAAGAGCATGAAGAGAATATTTCTAGGCCAGAAACTAAGACTTGGACCAAAAAGTACTAA
- a CDS encoding MoxR family ATPase has translation MNFKGTDKYISTEDLSMSVNASIALERPLLIKGEPGTGKTMLAEEVASSLNMPLIEWNIKSTTKARQGLYEYDAVTRLRDSQLGDERVNDISNYIEKGKLWEAFTAKERVVLLIDEIDKADIEFPNDLLQELDKMEFFVYETKETIKAVNRPVVIITSNNEKELPDAFLRRCFFHYINFPDRSTMEQIVDVHHPDIKKNLVKEALDIFFDIRKVPGMKKKPSTSEVIDWIKLLMSDDLPDEILQNRDPSKAIPPLYGALVKNEQDVQLLERLAFMARREANNS, from the coding sequence ATGAACTTTAAAGGGACTGATAAATATATATCAACAGAAGATTTAAGTATGTCAGTAAATGCATCTATTGCATTAGAAAGACCTCTATTAATAAAAGGAGAACCAGGAACAGGTAAAACAATGTTAGCGGAAGAGGTTGCTTCTTCATTAAATATGCCTTTAATTGAATGGAATATAAAATCAACTACCAAGGCACGACAAGGGCTATATGAGTATGATGCTGTTACTCGTCTAAGAGACTCTCAACTTGGAGATGAGAGAGTCAATGATATTTCAAATTACATAGAAAAAGGTAAACTTTGGGAAGCATTTACTGCAAAGGAGAGAGTCGTATTATTGATAGATGAGATTGATAAAGCAGATATAGAGTTTCCTAATGACCTTCTGCAAGAATTAGACAAAATGGAATTTTTTGTTTACGAAACCAAAGAGACTATTAAGGCTGTCAACAGACCTGTAGTAATTATTACAAGTAATAATGAAAAGGAATTACCTGATGCTTTTTTGAGAAGATGTTTCTTTCATTATATAAACTTTCCAGATAGATCAACCATGGAGCAAATTGTAGATGTCCATCATCCAGATATTAAAAAGAATTTAGTAAAGGAAGCCTTGGATATATTCTTTGATATAAGAAAAGTACCTGGGATGAAGAAAAAACCTTCAACTTCAGAAGTAATAGATTGGATTAAACTATTAATGTCTGATGATTTACCAGATGAAATCCTTCAGAATAGAGATCCATCAAAGGCTATTCCACCTTTATATGGGGCATTGGTTAAGAATGAGCAAGATGTTCAACTACTTGAAAGGCTAGCTTTTATGGCCCGAAGAGAAGCAAATAATTCTTAA
- a CDS encoding MMPL family transporter → MNTKIPNKVSYYFAEFIARNSYLTLSFILFLLLFSFLNLSKFKLDASSDSLVLENDDDLRYYREVSSHYGSGDFLIVLFTPNGSLFSDKVIEEVRLLADKFEGLEGIDSVLSYLDAPILFSPKMPIRELANNIRTIEDSNIDFKQVKAEFTSSPLYSELLVSLDGKTTGMQLNLPGTPVYDQLIQKRYEVRQLLLVAAADQKQYLSLQLNNINEDLRKNSDLRTQKRDQLISSVREVINASSDVGQLYLGGTAMIASDMLSFISDDLLYFGVGVALLFLITLAVVFKRSRWVLLPLSCSALVGTFILGFLGWMDWRVTVVSSNFIALLLIITISLTIHIIVRYQELTSKHIELDQNDLVSLTIQQMLKPCFYTALTTIVAFASLAVSDIKPVIDFGKMMVVGIFFAFIFSFTALPAAISLLPKLTSDAQKDFSKGLTLRFSSIVEEFGKFVLLISIFLIIFAFTGINKLTVENRFIDYFKSSTEIYKGMELLDQKLGGTAPLDIIIKAPQEFYVQNKDQDVFEDDFEDDYAEEDSSTSGYWWSVRSIDRLEEIHDYLDSLPEIGKVLSIASGIKVAERLNDGEPLSELDLALVKNMLPDEIKESMLNSYISQDENEVRISSRVLETQEGLNRNELLEKIENQLENTFGLKENEYRLTGLAVLYNNMLQSLFSSQIGTLEIVFGVILLMFIVLFRSIKLAFLGIIPNLLAAGVVLGSMGWMGIPLDIMTITVAAISVGMAVDNTIHYVHRFKIEFLHCRNYRQAMLNSHGTIGRAMFYTSTTIIIGFLVLITSNFNPTAYFGFFVSLAMVMALMGALTLLPQLLLTFKPLGPEKEN, encoded by the coding sequence ATGAATACTAAAATACCAAATAAGGTTTCTTATTATTTTGCAGAATTTATAGCAAGAAATTCCTACCTAACCTTATCTTTTATTCTTTTTTTATTACTCTTTTCTTTTTTGAATTTATCAAAATTCAAACTTGATGCTTCTTCTGATTCTTTAGTTTTAGAAAATGATGATGATCTTAGATATTATAGAGAAGTAAGTTCTCATTATGGATCAGGTGACTTCCTGATAGTCTTATTTACCCCTAATGGTTCTCTTTTTTCCGATAAAGTTATAGAAGAAGTAAGGTTATTGGCAGATAAATTTGAAGGATTAGAAGGAATAGACTCTGTGTTAAGTTATTTAGATGCCCCCATACTATTCAGTCCTAAAATGCCGATTAGAGAATTGGCAAATAATATACGTACCATTGAAGACTCGAATATAGATTTTAAACAAGTAAAAGCAGAATTTACTTCTAGTCCTTTATATTCAGAACTTTTAGTAAGTCTAGATGGAAAAACTACAGGAATGCAGCTCAATCTTCCAGGTACGCCAGTATATGATCAATTAATTCAAAAGCGTTATGAGGTTCGTCAATTATTGTTAGTAGCCGCCGCAGATCAGAAGCAATATTTATCATTGCAATTAAATAATATAAACGAAGATCTCCGAAAGAATAGTGATCTTAGAACTCAAAAAAGGGATCAGTTAATATCGTCAGTTAGAGAAGTTATTAATGCTAGTAGTGATGTTGGCCAACTTTATTTAGGTGGCACAGCCATGATTGCATCAGATATGTTGAGTTTTATTAGCGATGATTTGTTGTATTTTGGAGTGGGCGTAGCTCTTTTATTTTTAATTACTTTAGCAGTGGTTTTTAAAAGATCTAGATGGGTACTTCTGCCTTTATCTTGTAGCGCCTTAGTAGGGACATTTATTTTAGGATTTTTAGGCTGGATGGATTGGAGGGTAACAGTTGTCTCTTCTAATTTTATTGCTTTGCTTTTAATAATCACTATTTCATTAACAATACATATTATTGTTAGATATCAAGAACTTACTAGTAAGCATATAGAATTAGATCAGAATGATTTAGTATCTTTAACAATACAACAGATGTTAAAGCCTTGTTTTTATACAGCCCTAACAACCATCGTTGCATTTGCTTCATTGGCTGTAAGTGATATTAAGCCGGTTATTGATTTTGGAAAAATGATGGTAGTAGGTATTTTTTTTGCATTTATATTTTCATTCACTGCCTTGCCAGCTGCGATTTCTTTATTGCCTAAATTAACTTCAGATGCCCAAAAAGATTTCAGTAAGGGCCTTACCCTTAGGTTCTCGAGCATTGTTGAGGAATTTGGAAAGTTTGTTCTTTTAATTTCAATTTTTTTAATAATTTTTGCTTTTACCGGAATTAATAAACTAACAGTTGAAAATAGATTTATAGACTATTTTAAATCCTCGACAGAGATTTATAAGGGTATGGAACTTCTTGATCAGAAACTAGGGGGAACCGCTCCTTTAGATATAATTATTAAAGCTCCTCAAGAATTTTATGTACAAAATAAAGATCAAGACGTGTTTGAAGACGATTTTGAAGACGATTATGCTGAAGAAGATAGCTCAACTAGTGGATATTGGTGGAGCGTAAGATCTATCGATAGACTAGAAGAAATTCACGATTATTTAGATTCTTTACCAGAAATAGGCAAAGTTCTGTCTATAGCAAGTGGAATTAAAGTGGCTGAAAGATTAAATGATGGTGAACCGCTTTCAGAGCTAGATTTAGCTTTAGTAAAAAACATGTTGCCAGATGAAATTAAAGAAAGCATGCTTAATTCTTATATAAGTCAAGACGAAAACGAAGTTAGGATCTCTTCAAGGGTATTAGAAACTCAAGAAGGTTTAAATAGAAATGAGTTATTAGAAAAAATTGAAAATCAATTAGAAAATACATTTGGTTTAAAAGAAAATGAATATAGGCTTACAGGATTAGCAGTCCTTTATAATAATATGTTACAGAGCTTATTTTCTTCTCAAATAGGGACTTTAGAGATAGTTTTTGGAGTTATCTTATTAATGTTTATAGTTTTATTTAGGTCTATTAAATTAGCCTTTTTAGGAATAATACCTAATCTCTTAGCAGCTGGAGTAGTGTTAGGTTCAATGGGATGGATGGGCATACCTTTAGATATTATGACAATAACAGTAGCTGCTATAAGCGTTGGTATGGCCGTTGATAATACTATTCATTATGTGCATAGATTCAAGATTGAGTTTTTGCATTGTCGGAATTACAGGCAGGCAATGTTAAATAGCCATGGGACGATAGGAAGGGCAATGTTTTATACTTCTACAACAATCATAATAGGTTTTCTGGTTTTAATAACCTCAAATTTTAATCCTACAGCTTATTTTGGTTTTTTTGTATCTCTTGCTATGGTAATGGCTTTAATGGGGGCGCTTACATTATTACCTCAATTATTGCTCACTTTTAAACCATTAGGACCAGAAAAAGAAAATTAA
- a CDS encoding CaiB/BaiF CoA-transferase family protein — MGPLKGIKIIEMAGIGPGPFCGMILSDLGAEVIRVDRASAAGSGSRKEPANRGKRSIAIDLKSEEGVEIVLKLIEKSDGIFEGFRPGVMERLGLGPDVCLARNPKLVYGRMTGWGQYGPLAHAAGHDINYISLTGALAAIGRPGSPPVVPLNLIGDFGGGGMFLALGLLAALLEVRNSGKGQVIDAAMTDGSSTLMTMIYSMKEANFMPWQDELGSNLLDGGAHFYDTYECLDGKYISIGSIEPQFYSLLREAAGLTDASFDDQMQRENWQELKLKVKEVFLTKSQKDWTDLMEGTDICFAPVLSMEEAPNHPHNIARKTFVEIDGVTQPAPAPRFSRTESEIQGPSSIAGEHSLEILHELGIDEEYLSVLKKKGIVN; from the coding sequence ATGGGACCTCTTAAAGGCATAAAAATTATAGAAATGGCTGGAATAGGACCTGGTCCTTTCTGTGGCATGATTTTATCTGATTTGGGAGCAGAAGTTATCAGAGTAGATAGAGCTTCAGCTGCTGGTTCTGGCTCTAGAAAAGAGCCAGCAAATAGAGGAAAAAGATCAATAGCAATTGATTTAAAATCCGAAGAGGGCGTTGAAATTGTGTTGAAACTTATTGAAAAATCAGACGGTATTTTTGAAGGCTTTCGCCCAGGAGTCATGGAAAGACTTGGATTAGGACCAGATGTTTGTCTTGCTAGAAATCCTAAATTAGTTTACGGCAGAATGACAGGCTGGGGTCAGTATGGTCCTCTAGCTCATGCTGCTGGTCATGATATTAATTATATCTCTTTAACAGGAGCTCTAGCTGCAATAGGAAGACCAGGTTCCCCTCCAGTTGTGCCTTTAAATTTAATTGGTGATTTTGGAGGTGGAGGCATGTTTCTTGCCTTAGGGCTTTTAGCAGCTTTATTAGAAGTTCGCAATTCAGGCAAAGGACAAGTAATTGATGCAGCCATGACAGATGGATCTTCTACATTAATGACGATGATATATTCTATGAAGGAAGCAAATTTTATGCCATGGCAAGATGAGTTAGGAAGCAATCTCTTAGATGGTGGAGCACATTTTTATGATACTTATGAATGTTTAGATGGAAAGTATATTTCTATTGGATCCATAGAACCTCAGTTTTACTCTTTATTAAGAGAAGCTGCAGGGCTGACCGATGCAAGTTTTGATGATCAAATGCAAAGAGAAAATTGGCAAGAATTAAAGTTAAAGGTTAAAGAAGTTTTCTTAACTAAATCTCAGAAGGACTGGACAGACCTTATGGAGGGTACTGATATTTGTTTTGCTCCAGTATTATCAATGGAAGAAGCACCAAATCACCCTCACAATATTGCAAGAAAAACTTTTGTTGAAATAGACGGAGTTACTCAACCTGCTCCTGCTCCTAGGTTCTCTAGAACTGAATCTGAAATTCAAGGGCCCTCCTCGATAGCAGGTGAGCATTCTCTGGAGATTCTTCATGAGCTTGGGATAGATGAGGAATATTTATCAGTTTTAAAGAAGAAAGGCATTGTTAATTGA
- a CDS encoding TatD family hydrolase, translated as MNQYFDIGANLTHPDLQEDLESILENALNEGVVNISVTSSNLEESIKALDLVKKWPEILISTAGIHPHEAKKFNSYSYSEVKDLASNKEVSAIGETGLDYHRNYSSPSEQRKSFEQHVELAIELDMPLFLHVREAHQDFLSILDNVKDNLPRIVVHCFTGTESELDDYTGRDFYIGITGWICDERRGQHLKPLIKNIPEDRLLIETDSPYLLPRNSGINYRTSNEPKYLGIVAKEVASHKDGAHEETFKTLFTNSKNFFGLDRY; from the coding sequence ATGAATCAATATTTTGACATTGGTGCCAATCTCACCCACCCAGACCTACAAGAAGATCTAGAATCTATTTTAGAAAATGCTCTGAATGAAGGAGTAGTTAATATTTCAGTTACTAGTTCAAATTTAGAGGAAAGCATAAAAGCCCTAGATCTTGTTAAAAAATGGCCTGAAATACTTATTTCAACCGCTGGAATCCATCCACATGAAGCAAAGAAATTTAACAGCTACAGTTATAGTGAAGTAAAAGATTTAGCATCCAATAAAGAAGTCAGTGCCATTGGAGAAACTGGTTTAGACTATCACAGGAACTATTCCTCCCCATCAGAACAAAGAAAAAGTTTTGAGCAACATGTTGAACTTGCAATAGAATTAGATATGCCTTTGTTTCTCCATGTGAGAGAAGCCCATCAAGACTTTCTTTCAATTCTCGATAATGTTAAAGATAATTTACCTAGAATTGTTGTTCATTGTTTTACAGGTACAGAAAGTGAGCTAGATGACTATACTGGAAGGGATTTTTATATAGGCATAACAGGCTGGATTTGTGATGAAAGAAGAGGCCAGCATCTTAAGCCTTTGATTAAAAATATTCCTGAAGATAGATTATTGATTGAAACTGACTCTCCTTATCTATTACCTAGAAACTCAGGTATTAACTACAGGACAAGCAATGAACCTAAATATCTTGGAATTGTTGCAAAAGAAGTTGCTTCTCATAAAGATGGTGCACATGAAGAAACTTTCAAAACATTGTTTACTAATAGTAAAAATTTCTTTGGTCTAGACAGATATTAG
- a CDS encoding thioesterase family protein: MNNKEGYSNFLEDTVVTQQSDTSLSAEVSDRWSIGGTANGGYSMVLAAKALSKVLPHKDPLSISGHYLDRVEPGPLLMEVEILKLGKSISTANIKLIQNGSEKIRFIGSFTDFHHAKGETYMHHAAPEFPPIEECIKPPFKTGFSPNLELQIDKRYTQDSVWWEDVSLDNNAQLNLYMSWPNQEPYDLFSLILFLDATTPPIFNRIGARGWVPTISLASHIRAIPSNGPLRTIAKTQYLVDGYLEEDREIWDSEGRLVALSRQMAKLRLPKK; encoded by the coding sequence ATGAATAACAAAGAAGGGTATAGTAATTTTTTAGAAGATACAGTTGTCACTCAACAATCGGATACATCTTTATCTGCTGAGGTTTCAGATAGGTGGAGTATAGGAGGTACTGCAAATGGAGGATATTCTATGGTTTTAGCAGCCAAGGCATTATCAAAAGTTTTGCCCCATAAAGATCCTTTAAGTATATCTGGCCATTATCTTGATAGAGTAGAACCAGGTCCTTTATTAATGGAGGTAGAGATTCTTAAATTAGGTAAAAGTATATCTACGGCTAATATTAAACTTATTCAGAATGGATCTGAAAAGATAAGATTTATTGGGAGTTTTACTGATTTTCATCATGCCAAGGGAGAAACATATATGCACCATGCTGCTCCTGAATTTCCCCCTATCGAAGAATGCATTAAACCTCCATTTAAGACTGGTTTTAGTCCTAATTTAGAGTTACAGATTGATAAACGTTATACTCAAGATTCAGTATGGTGGGAAGATGTTTCTTTGGATAATAATGCTCAATTAAATCTCTATATGTCGTGGCCAAATCAAGAACCATATGATTTATTTTCTTTAATTTTATTTTTAGATGCAACTACACCACCCATTTTTAATAGGATTGGAGCGCGAGGTTGGGTGCCTACTATTTCTTTAGCTTCCCATATAAGAGCCATTCCCTCAAATGGACCTCTTCGTACAATAGCTAAAACTCAGTATTTAGTAGATGGATACTTAGAAGAAGATAGAGAGATATGGGATTCTGAAGGACGACTAGTTGCTTTATCTAGGCAAATGGCAAAATTAAGGTTACCAAAAAAATAA
- a CDS encoding BolA/IbaG family iron-sulfur metabolism protein, whose protein sequence is MTICEEIELKLQEELYPIHLEVINESHMHNVEPGKESHLRIVAVSSIFEDLNMVKRHQLIYKNLGGALEGPVHAISLHTFSPEEWSLKEGKTIESPDCLGGSS, encoded by the coding sequence ATGACAATATGTGAAGAAATAGAATTGAAATTACAAGAAGAATTATACCCTATTCATCTCGAGGTAATAAATGAGAGCCATATGCATAATGTAGAGCCGGGAAAAGAATCTCATCTAAGAATAGTAGCCGTCTCTTCAATATTTGAAGATCTAAATATGGTAAAAAGACATCAGTTAATTTATAAGAATTTAGGAGGCGCCTTGGAGGGGCCTGTACATGCCATCTCTTTACATACATTTTCACCAGAAGAGTGGTCTCTTAAAGAAGGCAAAACAATTGAATCACCGGATTGTCTTGGAGGCAGTTCATAA
- a CDS encoding rhodanese-related sulfurtransferase, which translates to MELIAVITFYKIFFIKDVYKFSRSIERVATKENILGTFFVTPEGINTTLSGSANNLQNFLIFLENEHKIPSELAKWTKTASHPFKRLKVRIKDRLLPLEGDFQIIKKRGKHIAPEGWNELLQDPDVILLDVRNEYEISLGTFKTSINPMTSSFINFPEFLESIKGFKEKKFAMFCTGGIRCEVASAYMMHKGYKEVFQLEGGILNYIERVKAEDHLWQGECFVFDERVSVDKNLLPGNYSQCFGCRRPLSKKDMKSRYYVKGVSCHLCFDETSENDKLRFRERQKQIELAAMRGINHFGGQKI; encoded by the coding sequence ATGGAACTTATAGCAGTCATAACATTTTATAAAATATTCTTTATCAAAGATGTTTATAAATTTAGTAGATCAATCGAAAGAGTTGCAACAAAAGAAAATATTCTAGGTACTTTTTTTGTTACCCCTGAAGGCATTAATACAACTCTATCTGGTTCAGCCAACAATCTACAAAATTTTTTAATTTTTTTAGAAAATGAGCATAAAATTCCAAGTGAACTAGCTAAATGGACCAAAACTGCTAGCCATCCTTTTAAAAGATTAAAGGTAAGAATTAAAGATAGATTGCTTCCTTTAGAGGGGGACTTTCAAATAATAAAAAAACGAGGCAAGCATATTGCTCCTGAGGGCTGGAATGAGTTATTACAAGATCCTGATGTTATTCTTTTAGACGTCAGAAATGAATATGAAATTTCACTTGGAACTTTCAAAACATCCATTAATCCTATGACTTCTTCTTTTATTAATTTTCCAGAATTTCTAGAATCAATAAAAGGATTTAAAGAAAAGAAGTTTGCAATGTTTTGTACTGGCGGGATTAGATGCGAAGTAGCTTCTGCTTATATGATGCATAAAGGCTATAAAGAAGTATTTCAATTAGAGGGCGGGATACTAAATTACATCGAAAGAGTTAAGGCGGAAGATCATTTATGGCAAGGGGAATGCTTTGTATTTGATGAAAGGGTTTCAGTAGATAAGAATTTATTACCTGGAAATTATTCGCAATGTTTTGGATGTAGGAGACCTCTTTCAAAAAAAGACATGAAATCTAGATATTATGTTAAAGGAGTCTCGTGCCATCTTTGTTTTGACGAGACTTCAGAAAATGATAAATTGCGGTTTCGAGAAAGGCAAAAGCAAATAGAATTGGCAGCAATGAGAGGAATCAATCATTTTGGAGGTCAAAAGATCTAA